One genomic segment of Streptomyces sp. RerS4 includes these proteins:
- the purQ gene encoding phosphoribosylformylglycinamidine synthase subunit PurQ, whose protein sequence is MTTRIGVVTFPGTLDDRDSLRAVRLAGAEPVSLWHRDKDLHQVDAVVLAGGFSYGDYLRAGAISRFSPVMETIIEQAKAGMPVLGICNGFQVLTEAHLLPGAMLRNNHLHFICRDQKLRVENAESAWTGDYTAGQEISVPLKNMDGRYVADERVLDELEAEGRVAFRYLDVNPNGSLRDIAGITNAAGNVVGLMPHPEHAVEPLIGTGRTDGLPFFTSVLKKLVSA, encoded by the coding sequence GTGACCACACGCATCGGAGTCGTCACGTTCCCCGGAACGCTCGACGACCGTGACTCACTGCGCGCCGTGCGCCTCGCCGGAGCCGAGCCCGTCTCGCTGTGGCACCGCGACAAGGACCTGCACCAGGTCGACGCGGTCGTCCTCGCGGGCGGCTTCTCCTACGGGGACTACCTGCGCGCCGGAGCCATCTCCCGCTTCTCGCCGGTGATGGAGACCATCATCGAGCAGGCCAAGGCCGGGATGCCCGTCCTCGGCATCTGCAACGGCTTCCAGGTCCTCACCGAGGCCCACCTGCTGCCGGGGGCGATGCTCCGCAACAACCACCTCCACTTCATCTGCCGCGACCAGAAGCTGCGGGTGGAGAACGCGGAGAGCGCGTGGACCGGCGACTACACCGCCGGCCAGGAGATCTCCGTACCGCTCAAGAACATGGACGGCCGGTACGTCGCCGACGAGCGCGTGCTCGACGAACTGGAGGCCGAAGGCCGCGTGGCCTTCCGGTACCTGGACGTCAACCCCAACGGTTCGCTCCGCGACATCGCCGGCATCACCAACGCCGCGGGCAACGTCGTCGGCCTCATGCCCCACCCCGAGCACGCGGTCGAGCCGCTCATCGGGACGGGCCGCACCGACGGCCTCCCGTTCTTCACCTCGGTCCTGAAGAAGCTGGTTTCCGCATGA
- a CDS encoding Lsr2 family protein, with translation MAQRVVVTISDDLDGGEAAETVTFALDGKTYEIDLNVANAKKLRKSLAPFVAAGRRQSRSGKAFKHTAVAPDPAVVRAWARAHQHDVPPRGRIPKRVYEAYNEAH, from the coding sequence GTGGCGCAGCGCGTAGTAGTCACGATCTCCGACGACCTCGACGGCGGAGAAGCGGCGGAAACGGTCACGTTCGCCCTCGACGGTAAGACGTACGAGATCGACCTCAATGTGGCCAACGCAAAGAAACTGCGGAAGAGCCTCGCGCCCTTCGTGGCCGCGGGCCGCCGGCAGTCCCGTTCCGGCAAGGCCTTCAAGCACACCGCGGTGGCCCCGGACCCGGCGGTCGTCCGGGCCTGGGCGCGGGCGCACCAGCACGACGTGCCCCCGCGCGGCCGCATCCCGAAGCGGGTCTACGAGGCGTACAACGAGGCCCACTGA
- a CDS encoding META domain-containing protein: protein MRTLRNLASGLALAAALALTGCAGGASPDTALTPDGPGSPTPVVDAPLAATTWTVTGVDGAPAPAGRARFTLAPDGGASGNLGCNRFTAPGGVTGPLLTLGPISSTRMACEGPVGDLERALSALLGGGPLTWKVEGETLTLTGSDGRKITAEAASAAE, encoded by the coding sequence ATGCGTACCCTCCGGAACCTCGCGTCCGGTCTGGCCCTGGCGGCCGCCCTCGCCCTCACGGGCTGCGCGGGCGGCGCCTCCCCGGACACCGCCCTCACCCCGGACGGCCCCGGCTCCCCGACGCCCGTCGTGGACGCCCCGCTGGCCGCCACCACCTGGACGGTGACCGGCGTGGACGGCGCCCCCGCCCCCGCCGGTCGGGCCCGCTTCACCCTCGCCCCCGACGGCGGGGCGAGCGGCAACCTGGGCTGCAACCGGTTCACCGCCCCGGGCGGGGTCACGGGCCCCCTCCTCACCCTCGGCCCGATCAGCAGCACCCGCATGGCCTGCGAGGGCCCCGTCGGGGACCTGGAGCGGGCCCTGAGCGCCCTGCTCGGCGGCGGTCCGCTGACGTGGAAGGTGGAGGGCGAAACCCTCACCCTCACGGGCTCCGACGGCAGGAAAATCACGGCCGAAGCCGCCTCCGCGGCGGAGTGA
- the purL gene encoding phosphoribosylformylglycinamidine synthase subunit PurL — MSLDTVKNATETPDASQPWKELGLKEDEYARIREILGRRPTGAELAMYSVMWSEHCSYKSSKVHLKQFGEKAPQNDAMLVGIGENAGVVDVGQGYAVTFKVESHNHPSYIEPYQGAATGVGGIVRDILAMGARPVAVVDPLRFGAADHPDTKRVLPGVVAGIGGYGNCLGLPNIGGEVVFDSCYQGNPLVNAGCIGVMKHEDIHLAKASGPGNKVILYGARTGGDGIGGVSVLASETFDDTKPTKRPAVQVGDPFQEKLLIECTLEIFKEKLVAGIQDLGGAGLSCATSELASAGSGGMRVELDTVPLRDATLSPEEILMSESQERMCAIVEPQHVERFMEICEKWDVIATVIGEVTDGERLEIFWHGEQIVDVPPGTVAHEGPVYHRPYARPSWQDALQADDAGRLPRPQTSEELRAQVLALVSSPNQASKSWVTDQYDRFVQGNTVLAQPEDAGMVRIDEESNLGVAMATDGNGRYAKLDPYTGAQLALAESYRNVAATGAKPLAISDCLNFGSPEDPDVMWQFAEACRGLADGCLELGTPVTGGNVSLYNQTGDIAIHPTPVVAVLGVIDDVNRRTPMAFSEAGQLLYLLGDTAEEFGGSAWSQVVHDHLGGMPPKVDLGREKLLGEILISASRDGMIDAAHDLSDGGVIQALTESCLRGGNGARIVVPEGLDAFTFLFSESAGRAIVAVPRSEELRFTDMCGARGLPAARIGVVDGEEIEIQGEFSIPLTELREAHEATIPALLA, encoded by the coding sequence ATGAGCCTCGACACCGTCAAGAACGCCACCGAGACCCCGGACGCCTCCCAGCCGTGGAAGGAGCTCGGCCTCAAGGAGGACGAGTACGCCCGCATCCGGGAGATCCTCGGCCGCCGCCCCACCGGCGCCGAGCTCGCCATGTACTCGGTCATGTGGTCCGAGCACTGCTCGTACAAGAGCAGCAAGGTCCACCTGAAGCAGTTCGGCGAGAAGGCCCCGCAGAACGACGCCATGCTCGTCGGCATCGGCGAGAACGCCGGCGTCGTCGACGTCGGCCAGGGCTACGCGGTCACCTTCAAGGTCGAGTCGCACAACCACCCGAGCTACATCGAGCCCTACCAGGGCGCGGCCACCGGCGTCGGCGGCATCGTCCGCGACATCCTCGCCATGGGCGCCCGCCCGGTCGCCGTGGTCGACCCGCTGCGCTTCGGCGCCGCCGACCACCCCGACACCAAGCGCGTCCTGCCGGGCGTCGTCGCGGGCATCGGCGGCTACGGCAACTGCCTGGGCCTGCCCAACATCGGCGGCGAGGTCGTCTTCGACTCCTGCTACCAGGGCAACCCGCTGGTCAACGCCGGCTGCATCGGCGTGATGAAGCACGAGGACATCCACCTCGCCAAGGCCTCCGGCCCCGGCAACAAGGTCATCCTCTACGGCGCCCGCACCGGCGGCGACGGCATCGGCGGCGTCTCGGTCCTCGCGTCCGAGACTTTCGACGACACCAAGCCCACCAAGCGCCCCGCCGTCCAGGTCGGCGACCCCTTCCAGGAGAAGCTCCTCATCGAGTGCACCCTGGAGATCTTCAAGGAGAAGCTGGTCGCGGGCATCCAGGACCTCGGCGGCGCCGGGCTCTCCTGCGCCACCTCCGAACTGGCCTCCGCCGGTTCCGGCGGCATGCGCGTCGAGCTCGACACGGTCCCGCTGCGCGACGCGACGCTCTCGCCCGAGGAAATCCTCATGAGCGAGTCGCAGGAGCGCATGTGCGCGATCGTCGAGCCGCAGCACGTCGAGCGGTTCATGGAGATCTGCGAGAAGTGGGACGTCATCGCCACCGTCATCGGTGAGGTCACCGACGGCGAGCGCCTGGAGATCTTCTGGCACGGCGAGCAGATCGTGGACGTGCCCCCGGGCACCGTCGCCCACGAGGGCCCGGTCTACCACCGCCCGTACGCCCGCCCCTCCTGGCAGGACGCCCTCCAGGCCGACGACGCCGGCCGGCTGCCCCGCCCGCAGACCTCCGAGGAGCTGCGCGCGCAGGTCCTGGCCCTGGTCTCGTCGCCGAACCAGGCCTCGAAGTCGTGGGTCACCGACCAGTACGACCGCTTCGTGCAGGGCAACACGGTGCTGGCGCAGCCCGAGGACGCGGGCATGGTCCGCATCGACGAGGAGTCCAACCTCGGCGTGGCCATGGCCACCGACGGCAACGGCCGCTACGCGAAGCTCGACCCGTACACGGGCGCGCAGCTCGCGCTGGCGGAGTCGTACCGCAACGTCGCCGCGACCGGCGCCAAGCCCCTCGCGATCTCCGACTGCCTGAACTTCGGCTCCCCCGAGGACCCGGACGTCATGTGGCAGTTCGCCGAGGCCTGCCGCGGTCTCGCGGACGGCTGCCTGGAGCTGGGCACCCCGGTGACCGGCGGCAACGTCTCGCTCTACAACCAGACCGGCGACATCGCGATCCACCCGACCCCGGTCGTGGCCGTGCTCGGCGTGATCGACGACGTCAACCGCCGCACGCCGATGGCGTTCTCGGAGGCCGGCCAGCTGCTCTACCTGCTCGGGGACACCGCCGAGGAGTTCGGCGGCTCGGCGTGGTCGCAGGTCGTCCACGACCACCTGGGCGGCATGCCGCCGAAGGTGGACCTGGGCCGCGAGAAACTGCTCGGCGAGATCCTGATCTCCGCCTCGCGCGACGGCATGATCGACGCCGCGCACGACCTGTCCGACGGCGGCGTCATCCAGGCGCTCACCGAGTCCTGCCTGCGCGGCGGCAACGGCGCGCGGATCGTGGTCCCGGAGGGTCTGGACGCCTTCACCTTCCTCTTCTCCGAGTCCGCGGGCCGCGCCATCGTGGCCGTCCCGCGCAGCGAGGAGCTCCGCTTCACCGACATGTGCGGCGCCCGCGGCCTGCCCGCTGCCCGCATCGGTGTCGTGGACGGCGAGGAGATCGAGATCCAGGGTGAGTTCAGCATCCCGCTGACCGAGCTCCGCGAGGCCCACGAGGCGACGATCCCGGCCCTGCTGGCCTGA
- a CDS encoding histidine kinase encodes MSKLTGWWKNRGSAGKVELYTRWSFHSFVPIEMVSVGLMGLSPQDNDTPRPLGAAVFLVVCAHAVLAGFLTSRALDSVADRRERPVRLAAATAVLTAAAMLLFLLLRRFGSLDDSVAPALVVGVGCFGCGSIAMSLRRVRHMWYVPLVAAGGTAAVVAALGLSLSEVLGYFVGVLLTSAFLAFTYGFSGWLVSTVHELEHARELQARLAVAEERLRFGRDLHDVMGRNLAVIALKSELAVRLARRERPEAVDQMIEVQRIARQSQREVRDVVRGYREADLAVELEGARGVLSAAGMDCRVEFRTAAVRTLPSEVQSALGWVVREATTNVLRHGDARSCLIRLTVGRPSEAVTLLVENDGVPEAPAGPPGSGLAGLRERLAAVDGTLTAGPAGGGLFRLRAEVTGARVGATEVGA; translated from the coding sequence GTGTCGAAGCTGACCGGGTGGTGGAAGAACCGCGGGAGCGCGGGAAAGGTCGAGCTGTACACGCGCTGGTCCTTCCACTCCTTCGTGCCCATCGAGATGGTGTCCGTCGGGCTGATGGGCCTCTCGCCGCAGGACAACGACACCCCGAGGCCGCTGGGTGCGGCGGTCTTCCTGGTGGTCTGCGCGCACGCCGTCCTGGCCGGATTCCTCACCTCCCGGGCCCTGGACAGCGTGGCCGACCGTCGGGAGCGGCCGGTGCGGCTCGCGGCGGCGACCGCGGTCCTGACGGCCGCCGCCATGCTGCTCTTCCTGCTCCTGCGCCGCTTCGGCTCGCTCGACGACTCCGTGGCGCCGGCGCTGGTGGTCGGCGTGGGCTGCTTCGGCTGCGGATCCATCGCCATGAGTCTGCGCCGCGTCCGGCACATGTGGTACGTGCCCCTGGTCGCAGCGGGCGGGACGGCGGCGGTGGTGGCCGCGCTCGGCCTGTCGCTGAGCGAGGTGCTCGGGTACTTCGTCGGGGTGCTGCTGACCAGCGCGTTCCTCGCGTTCACCTACGGGTTCTCCGGCTGGCTGGTGAGCACCGTCCACGAACTGGAGCACGCCCGGGAGCTCCAGGCCCGGCTGGCCGTCGCCGAGGAGCGGCTGCGCTTCGGGCGGGACCTGCACGACGTGATGGGCCGCAACCTCGCGGTGATCGCCCTCAAGAGCGAGCTGGCGGTGCGGCTGGCCCGGCGGGAACGCCCCGAGGCGGTGGACCAGATGATCGAGGTGCAGCGGATCGCGCGGCAGTCCCAGCGGGAGGTGCGCGACGTGGTGCGCGGCTACCGGGAGGCCGACCTCGCGGTGGAGCTGGAGGGGGCGCGCGGGGTGCTGAGCGCGGCCGGGATGGACTGCCGGGTGGAGTTCCGTACGGCGGCGGTGCGGACGTTGCCGTCCGAGGTGCAGTCGGCGCTCGGCTGGGTGGTGCGGGAGGCCACCACGAACGTGTTGCGGCACGGGGACGCGCGCAGCTGCCTGATCCGGCTGACGGTGGGGCGGCCCTCGGAGGCGGTGACCCTGCTGGTGGAGAACGACGGGGTGCCCGAGGCCCCGGCCGGACCTCCGGGGTCCGGGCTCGCGGGGCTGCGGGAACGGCTCGCGGCGGTGGACGGGACCCTGACGGCGGGACCGGCCGGGGGCGGCCTGTTCCGGCTGCGGGCCGAGGTGACGGGAGCGCGCGTGGGCGCGACGGAGGTGGGCGCGTGA
- a CDS encoding phosphoribosylaminoimidazolesuccinocarboxamide synthase, with translation MPGFVEKPEPVQVPGLVHLHTGKVRDLYRDEDGRLVMVASDRISAADWVLPTEIPDKGRILTQLSLWWFDQLADLVPNHVLSTELPAGAPADWAGRTLVCRSLDMVPVECVARGYLTGSGLAEYEKTRTVCGLALPEGLVDGSELPAPIFTPAAKADVGDHDENVSYEEVARSTGAETAAMLRQTTLAVYSRARDIARERGIILADTKFEFGFDKDGTLVAADEVLTPDSSRFWPADLWEPGHAQPSFDKQYVRDWLASPASGWNPKGELPPPPLPEDVVAQTRAKYVEAYERLTGQTWH, from the coding sequence GTGCCCGGATTCGTCGAAAAGCCCGAGCCGGTCCAGGTGCCCGGCCTCGTCCACCTCCACACCGGCAAGGTCCGCGACCTCTACCGCGACGAGGACGGCCGGCTCGTCATGGTCGCCAGCGACCGCATCTCCGCGGCCGACTGGGTCCTGCCCACCGAGATCCCGGACAAGGGTCGCATCCTGACCCAGCTCTCCCTGTGGTGGTTCGACCAGCTCGCCGACCTGGTCCCGAACCACGTCCTGTCGACCGAGCTGCCCGCCGGCGCCCCCGCCGACTGGGCCGGCCGCACGCTGGTGTGCCGCAGCCTCGACATGGTCCCCGTCGAGTGCGTGGCCCGCGGCTACCTGACCGGCTCCGGCCTCGCCGAGTACGAGAAGACCCGTACGGTCTGCGGCCTCGCCCTGCCCGAGGGCCTGGTCGACGGCTCCGAACTGCCCGCGCCGATCTTCACCCCGGCCGCGAAGGCCGATGTCGGCGACCACGACGAGAACGTCTCCTACGAGGAGGTCGCGCGCTCCACCGGCGCCGAGACGGCCGCGATGCTGCGCCAGACGACCCTCGCCGTCTACAGCCGCGCCCGTGACATCGCCCGCGAGCGCGGGATCATCCTGGCGGACACCAAGTTCGAGTTCGGCTTCGACAAGGACGGCACCCTGGTCGCCGCCGACGAGGTCCTCACCCCGGACTCGTCCCGCTTCTGGCCGGCCGACCTGTGGGAGCCGGGTCACGCCCAGCCCTCGTTCGACAAGCAGTACGTCCGCGACTGGCTCGCCTCCCCGGCCTCCGGCTGGAACCCGAAGGGCGAACTCCCGCCGCCCCCGCTGCCCGAGGACGTCGTCGCGCAGACCCGCGCCAAGTACGTGGAGGCCTACGAGCGCCTCACCGGCCAGACCTGGCACTGA
- a CDS encoding N,N-dimethylformamidase beta subunit family domain-containing protein, whose protein sequence is MGADQIRRWESGALAHAVNDPFGQGPLPWFRGSELYFGDTGQVVPWYADPAATPGSLPRAHGTPGGSGGPRTADDVHRQIKGFSSTGAVTPGEAIDFHITVDPPQQFSVDVYRIGHYGGDGASKITTSPRLSGIVQPPPLTADRTVSCHHWWQSWRLQIPSYWTVGAYVAVLTTADGHRSHIPFTVRDDHPADLLLLLPDITWQAYNLYPEDGRTGASLYHAWDEDGRLLDERDAAITVSFDRPYAGAGLPLHVGHAYDFIRWAERYGYDLAYADTRDLHAGRVDPTRYRGLVFPGHDEYWSLPMRRTAERARDHGTSLVFLSANTMYWQVELAPSPSGVPDRLLTCRKRRGPGRPSLWREIDRPEQQLLGIQYAGRVPEPAPLVVRNATHWLWDSTGAAENDELDGLVAGEADRYFPRTQLPPHQDRILLAHSPYRDGEGAKRHQETSLYRSPSGALVFASGTFAWSPALDRPGHVDERIQRATANLLDRICKRD, encoded by the coding sequence ATGGGTGCGGACCAGATCCGGCGATGGGAGTCAGGTGCGCTCGCGCACGCGGTGAACGACCCCTTCGGCCAGGGCCCCCTGCCCTGGTTCCGAGGCAGCGAGCTCTACTTCGGCGACACCGGCCAAGTCGTCCCCTGGTACGCCGACCCGGCCGCCACCCCCGGCTCCCTCCCCCGAGCCCACGGCACCCCGGGCGGCTCCGGCGGCCCGCGCACCGCCGACGACGTCCACCGGCAGATCAAGGGCTTCTCCTCCACCGGAGCCGTCACCCCCGGCGAGGCCATCGACTTCCACATCACCGTCGACCCACCCCAGCAGTTCTCCGTCGACGTCTACCGCATCGGCCACTACGGCGGCGACGGCGCCTCCAAGATCACCACGAGCCCCCGGCTGTCCGGCATCGTCCAGCCGCCCCCGCTCACCGCCGACCGCACCGTCTCCTGCCACCACTGGTGGCAGTCCTGGCGCCTCCAGATCCCCTCGTACTGGACCGTCGGCGCCTACGTCGCCGTCCTCACCACCGCCGACGGCCACCGCTCACACATCCCCTTCACGGTCCGCGACGACCACCCCGCCGACCTGCTCCTCCTGCTCCCCGACATCACCTGGCAGGCCTACAACCTCTACCCGGAGGACGGCCGCACCGGCGCCAGCCTCTACCACGCGTGGGACGAGGACGGCCGCCTCCTCGACGAGCGGGACGCCGCCATCACCGTCTCCTTCGACCGCCCCTACGCGGGCGCCGGCCTCCCCCTGCACGTCGGCCACGCGTACGACTTCATCCGCTGGGCCGAGCGCTACGGCTACGACCTCGCCTACGCCGACACCCGCGACCTGCACGCCGGCCGCGTCGACCCGACGCGCTACCGGGGCCTGGTCTTCCCCGGCCACGACGAGTACTGGTCGCTCCCGATGCGCCGCACCGCCGAACGCGCCCGCGACCACGGCACCTCGCTCGTCTTCCTCTCCGCCAACACCATGTACTGGCAGGTCGAACTGGCCCCCTCCCCCTCCGGAGTGCCCGACCGGCTCCTCACCTGCCGAAAACGCCGCGGCCCCGGCCGCCCCAGCCTGTGGCGCGAGATCGACCGCCCTGAACAGCAACTGCTGGGCATCCAGTACGCCGGCCGCGTCCCCGAGCCCGCCCCGCTCGTCGTGCGCAACGCCACGCACTGGCTGTGGGACTCCACCGGCGCCGCCGAGAACGACGAGCTCGACGGCCTCGTCGCCGGCGAGGCCGACCGCTACTTCCCCCGCACCCAGCTGCCCCCGCACCAGGACCGGATCCTGCTCGCGCACTCCCCGTACCGCGACGGCGAGGGCGCCAAGCGCCATCAGGAGACCTCCCTCTACCGGTCCCCCAGCGGCGCGCTCGTCTTCGCCTCCGGCACCTTCGCCTGGTCCCCGGCCCTCGACCGCCCCGGCCACGTGGACGAACGGATCCAGCGGGCGACGGCGAACCTCCTCGACCGGATCTGCAAGCGCGACTAG
- the purF gene encoding amidophosphoribosyltransferase yields the protein MPRGDGRLNHDLLPGEKGPQDACGVFGVWAPGEEVAKLTYFGLYALQHRGQESAGIAVSNGSQILVFKDMGLVSQVFDETSLGSLQGHIAVGHARYSTTGASVWENAQPTFRATAHGSIALGHNGNLVNTAELAEMVADLPRQDGRATQVAATNDTDLVTALLAGQTDDDGKPLTIEESAAKVLPQVKGAFSLVFMDEGTLYTARDPQGIRPLVLGRLERGWVVASETAALDICGASFVREVEPGELIAIDENGLRTSRFAEAKPKGCVFEYVYLARPDTDIAGRNVYLSRVEMGRRLAKEAPVEADLVIATPESGTPAAVGYAEASGIPYGSGLVKNAYVGRTFIQPSQTIRQLGIRLKLNPLKEVIRGKRLVVVDDSIVRGNTQRALVKMLREAGAAEVHIRISSPPVKWPCFFGIDFATRAELIANGMTVDEIATSLGADSLSYISLDAMIEATTIQKPNLCRACFDGEYPMELPDPQLLGKQLLETELAGGTDAADALRRP from the coding sequence GTGCCTCGTGGTGATGGACGACTCAACCACGACCTGCTCCCCGGCGAAAAGGGCCCCCAGGACGCTTGCGGCGTCTTCGGTGTCTGGGCTCCGGGTGAAGAGGTCGCCAAGCTCACCTACTTCGGACTGTATGCGCTACAGCACCGCGGACAAGAGTCCGCGGGCATCGCTGTGAGCAACGGTTCCCAGATCCTCGTCTTCAAGGACATGGGCCTCGTGTCCCAGGTCTTCGACGAAACCTCTCTCGGCTCGCTCCAGGGTCATATCGCGGTCGGACACGCCCGCTACTCGACCACCGGTGCCTCCGTCTGGGAGAACGCTCAGCCCACCTTCCGGGCGACCGCCCACGGCTCGATCGCCCTGGGTCACAACGGCAACCTGGTGAACACCGCCGAGCTCGCCGAGATGGTCGCCGACCTCCCCCGTCAGGACGGCCGCGCCACCCAGGTGGCGGCCACCAACGACACCGACCTGGTCACCGCCCTCCTGGCCGGCCAGACGGACGACGACGGCAAGCCCCTGACCATCGAGGAGTCGGCCGCCAAGGTCCTCCCGCAGGTCAAGGGAGCCTTCTCCCTCGTCTTCATGGACGAGGGGACCCTCTACACCGCCCGTGACCCGCAGGGCATCCGCCCGCTGGTCCTCGGCCGCCTGGAGCGCGGCTGGGTGGTCGCGAGCGAGACCGCCGCCCTCGACATCTGCGGCGCCAGCTTCGTCCGCGAGGTCGAGCCGGGCGAGCTCATCGCGATCGACGAGAACGGCCTGCGCACCTCGCGCTTCGCGGAAGCGAAGCCCAAGGGCTGCGTCTTCGAGTACGTGTACCTGGCCCGCCCGGACACGGACATCGCCGGCCGGAACGTCTACCTCTCGCGTGTCGAGATGGGTCGGCGCCTCGCCAAGGAGGCCCCGGTCGAAGCCGACCTGGTGATAGCGACGCCGGAGTCCGGCACGCCCGCCGCCGTCGGATACGCCGAGGCCAGCGGGATTCCGTACGGCTCCGGCCTGGTCAAGAACGCCTACGTCGGCCGGACCTTCATCCAGCCCTCGCAGACGATCCGCCAGCTCGGCATCCGGCTCAAGCTCAACCCGCTCAAGGAAGTCATCCGGGGCAAGCGCCTGGTCGTCGTCGACGACTCGATCGTGCGCGGCAACACGCAGCGCGCGCTCGTCAAGATGCTCCGCGAGGCCGGCGCGGCCGAGGTCCACATCCGGATCTCCTCCCCGCCGGTGAAGTGGCCGTGCTTCTTCGGCATCGACTTCGCCACCCGGGCCGAGCTGATCGCCAACGGCATGACGGTCGACGAGATCGCCACCTCGCTGGGCGCGGACTCGCTCTCGTACATCTCGCTCGACGCGATGATCGAGGCGACCACCATCCAGAAGCCCAACCTCTGCCGTGCCTGCTTCGACGGCGAGTACCCGATGGAGCTGCCCGACCCGCAGCTCCTCGGCAAGCAGCTCCTGGAGACCGAGCTCGCGGGCGGTACCGACGCCGCCGACGCGCTCCGGCGCCCGTAG
- the purS gene encoding phosphoribosylformylglycinamidine synthase subunit PurS — MPVARVVVDVMLKPEILDPQGQAVQRALPRLGFEGIADVRQGKRFELEVEGPVDQAALDRIHKMAETFLANTVIEDFTVKVEA, encoded by the coding sequence GTGCCAGTGGCACGCGTCGTAGTCGACGTCATGCTCAAGCCGGAGATCCTCGACCCCCAGGGCCAGGCGGTGCAGCGTGCACTGCCGCGCCTGGGCTTCGAGGGGATCGCCGACGTCCGCCAGGGGAAGCGTTTCGAGCTGGAAGTGGAGGGCCCGGTCGACCAGGCCGCCCTCGACCGCATCCACAAGATGGCCGAAACGTTCCTCGCCAACACCGTCATCGAAGACTTCACCGTGAAGGTCGAGGCCTGA
- a CDS encoding response regulator transcription factor, with protein MKPVRVLLADDEHLIRGAVAALLALEDDLVVVAEAASGPEALAMARAHRPDVAVLDLQMPGADGVSVATSLRSELPECKAMIVTSHGRPGHLKRALAAGVRAFAPKTVSAQQLAELIRTVHAGGRYVDPELAADAISAGDSPLTAREAEVLELAADGAPIAEVAERASLSQGTVRNYLSSAATKLGAENRHTAVRLARARGWV; from the coding sequence GTGAAGCCCGTACGGGTTCTGCTGGCGGACGACGAGCACCTGATCCGGGGTGCGGTGGCCGCGCTGTTGGCGCTGGAGGACGACCTGGTCGTCGTCGCGGAGGCGGCTTCGGGGCCGGAGGCGTTGGCCATGGCGCGGGCGCACCGGCCGGACGTGGCGGTGCTGGACCTCCAGATGCCGGGGGCGGACGGTGTGAGTGTCGCCACATCGCTGCGGTCCGAACTCCCCGAGTGCAAGGCCATGATCGTGACCAGTCACGGCCGGCCCGGACACCTGAAGCGGGCCCTGGCGGCCGGCGTCCGGGCCTTCGCGCCGAAGACGGTCTCGGCGCAGCAGCTCGCCGAGCTGATCCGGACCGTGCACGCCGGAGGCCGTTACGTGGACCCGGAGTTGGCGGCCGACGCGATCAGCGCGGGGGACTCGCCGCTGACCGCGCGGGAGGCCGAGGTGCTGGAACTCGCGGCCGACGGAGCGCCCATCGCGGAGGTCGCGGAGCGGGCCTCGCTGTCGCAGGGGACGGTGCGCAACTACCTGTCGTCGGCGGCGACGAAGCTGGGCGCCGAGAACCGGCACACGGCCGTGCGTCTCGCACGCGCGCGAGGTTGGGTATAG
- a CDS encoding maleylpyruvate isomerase family mycothiol-dependent enzyme — protein sequence MPPAKKKPRTYDPAKIRAAVTTQFGHLTDAVRELTPEQLARPSGLGDWSVAELAAHIAWIVDSLARGLAKPPAAIPELTAVEWPFATASLAGKISEAAREVLDDAPLVELYDRAADGLAAQLAVNQGSRVLDLWIGDMTLADFLVTRTVELIVHTDDLNRATGLDVPFDRQALAACTRLLADALALKAPGGSVEVRIPPFAVVQCVEGPRHTRGTPPNVVETDPLTWIRLATGRTRWAEALDAAKVTASGERADLSALLPLMG from the coding sequence ATGCCGCCTGCCAAGAAGAAGCCGCGTACCTACGACCCCGCGAAGATCCGCGCGGCCGTCACCACGCAGTTCGGGCACCTCACCGACGCGGTACGGGAGCTGACGCCCGAGCAGCTCGCGCGCCCCAGCGGGCTCGGCGACTGGAGCGTCGCCGAACTCGCCGCGCACATCGCGTGGATCGTCGATTCGCTGGCGCGCGGCCTCGCCAAGCCCCCGGCCGCCATCCCCGAGCTGACGGCAGTCGAGTGGCCGTTCGCCACGGCCTCCCTCGCCGGGAAGATCAGCGAGGCGGCCCGCGAGGTCCTCGACGACGCCCCCCTGGTGGAGCTGTACGACCGGGCCGCCGACGGGTTGGCCGCGCAGTTGGCGGTGAACCAGGGCAGCCGCGTACTGGACCTGTGGATCGGGGACATGACCCTCGCGGACTTCCTCGTCACCCGCACCGTCGAGCTGATCGTGCACACCGACGACCTCAACCGGGCCACCGGCCTGGACGTCCCCTTCGACCGGCAGGCCCTCGCCGCCTGCACCCGGCTCCTCGCCGACGCCCTCGCCCTCAAGGCGCCCGGCGGCTCGGTGGAGGTCCGGATCCCGCCCTTCGCGGTCGTCCAGTGCGTCGAGGGCCCCCGCCACACCCGCGGCACCCCGCCCAACGTGGTGGAGACCGACCCGCTCACCTGGATCCGCCTGGCCACGGGCCGCACCCGCTGGGCCGAGGCCCTGGACGCGGCCAAGGTCACCGCGAGCGGGGAGCGCGCCGACCTGTCGGCCCTGCTCCCGCTCATGGGCTGA